Sequence from the Coriobacteriia bacterium genome:
GTCGCCAACGATCCCTCCGAGGCCAGTGCGCTGAAGGCCCGTCAGGTCGGCGCCGCCGGACACCTGCCCGTTGGGATAGACAGTCAGTCGCTCGTACAGAAGGTGGCGGCGCTCGCAGGTGCAAGCGCCGCCGCTGCGGCCGCTCCGGCACCTGCGCCCGCGCCCGCGCCGTACGCTGAGACTGCGCCCCCCGCCGCCCCCGCAGAACCACTCGGTGTGGGCGGAGCCGCGCCGGTACCGTCCGCAGCACCCGCACCCGCACCGGCGCCCGTCGCCGCCCCCGCCCCGACCCCCGGGCCTGCCGCATACGGCGCTCCGCAGGAGCTGCCTACCGGCTACGGTGCCCCTCAGCCGGCTGCCTCACCCGACGTTCGCGCGTCGGCAGCGGGCAACGCGCCGCACGTAGACGACCTTCTGCGCCTGATGATCGACTTGGGGGGTTCGGACCTCCATATCACGGTCGGCAGCGCTCCCGGCATCAGGGTTCGCGGAGAACTTGCGTCTGTCGAGAACTACAAGGTACTCACGCCGAAGGACACGCAGGAGATGCTTCTGAGTCTGCTGTCCGAGGAGCAGAGGCGCCGCTTTGAGACGGAGCTCGAGCTCGACTTCGCTTACAGCATCCCGGGTCTGTCCCGCTTCCGTACGAACATCTTCCAGCAGCGCAACTCGATGGGCGCCGTCTTCCGCGTGATCCCGCTGAAGATCCCGACACTCGACGACCTGCAGCTGCCGCGCGTGTGCAAGTTCCTCGCCGACCGTCCACGCGGCATGGTGCTTGTGACAGGGCCGACGGGTTCCGGTAAGTCCACGACGCTCGCCGCGATGATCGACCACATCAACGAGACGCGACCGGTCCACATCATGACGATGGAAGACCCGATCGAGTTCATGCACAAGAACAAGAAGGCGTTTGTGAACCAGCGCGAGGTGGGCGAGGACACCCACTCGTTCACCTCGGCACTCAAGCGCGTCTTGCGTCAGGACCCCGACGTCATCCTCGTCGGCGAGATGCGTGACCTCGAGACGATCTCCGCGGCCCTCACCGCCGCCGAGACCGGCCACCTCGTCCTCGCGACCCTGCACACCACCGGTGGCCCTGAGACGGTCGACCGTATCATCGACGTGTTTCCGCCGCACCAGCAGCAGCAGGTCCGCATGCAGCTCTCGACCACGCTCGAGGGCGTGCTGTCGCAGACCCTGTTGCGCTCGACCGACGGCCGAAGCCGCGTGATGGCGATGGAGATCATGCTGGGCATTCCCGCCATCGGCAACCTCATCCGCGAGGGGAAGACGCACCAGATGGCCACGATCATCCAGGGCGGCGCCTCGATGGGAATGCAAACTTTGGATCAGCACCTGAAGGTGCTGCTCCAGTCGGGTAAGGTCACCTACGAGGAAGCGATCCAGAAGGCGAAAGAACCGCGAGAGCTCGCGCAGATGGTGGGACGCAAGATCTGATCGTCCCTAAGGCGTGATCGTCACGGGCGGGACTCAGCCGAGACCCGCCCGCGTGCGTTGGAGAGGAGCCGCGTGATGGATGTCGTCAACGTGAAGTGGAACGGCAAGCGCCGGTTCGTTGGCTGGGACGAAGCCGGACACGGTGTGGTCATGGACGCGCCGGCGGGTCCCACGGCAGATGGCAGCGGCGCGCGTCCCGTCGAACTCGTCCTGTATGCGCTCGCCGGGTGTACGGGCATGGATGTCATCTCCATCCTCGAGAAGAAGCGGCAGACGGTCACCGACTTCAGCCTGGTCGTCCACGGCACCCAGCGCGAGGACGGCTACCCGCACATCTACAAGCGGATCGAGGTCGAGTACATCGTGACCGGCGTCGACGTCAAGCCGGAGGCGGTCGCGCGAGCGATCGAGCTTTCCGAGGAGAAGTACTGCTCGGTGCGCGGCATGTTCGGTCCTCAGGTCGAGGTCGTGACGAGCTACCGGGTCGTCGAGGCGGAACTCTAGCGTGACCTCGAGCTGCCCTGACGCAGTCGTGCTGCCCGTCTACAACGAGGGCGGCACGGTCTCCAGCGTCCTGGACGCGGTGCGGCGTGTCTACGACGGCATGGTGATCGTGGTCGACGACGGCTCCGATGACGAGACGCCGCTCGTACTTGCCGAGCGCGATGACATCGTGGTGATCGCCCACGCCGCCAACGCAGGGTACGGCCGCTCGCTCATCGACGGCTTCGCTGCGGCGCTCGCCGCTGGCGCGGATGCAGTCGTGACGATGGACTGCGACGGACAGCACGAGCCGGCCCATATCCCTGAGTTCCTGACGGCGCTCGGTGACTGCGACATTGCGTCGGGGAGCCGCTATCTGGGGGCAAGTCCCGTGGTGGGGATGGCCCCTCCGTCGCGTCAGGACGTCAACCGCCGCGTCACTACGGCGATCAATGCGGCGACTGGCTGGTCGCTCACCGACGCCTTCTGCGGCTTCAAGGCGTATCGCGCGAGCGCGTTGCGCTCGATGCGACTCACCGAGCCGGGCTACGCCATGCCGCTCGAGCTATGGGCCGAGGCGCATCGGGCCGAGCTGTGCGTGATCGAGCTGCCTGTCGCGCGCATCTACTTCGACGGCGACCGGTCCTTCGGCCAGGACCTCGATGATCCCGACCGCCGTCTCGGGTACTATCTGCGGGTGTGGGAGCATGCCCTCGCAAGGGAGGCCTGATGGCAGACGTCGTGTGCGTCGGTGCGCATCCTGACGATGTTGAGATCGGGATGGGCGGTACCGTGGCCGCGCTCGCCGCGCGGGGTGCGGATGTGCTGATCGTGGACCTCACCGACGGCGAGCCTACGCCGCACGGGACCCACGAGCGGCGGATGGCCGAGGCGGCCGAGGCCGCGCGCCTGCTCGGATGCAGGAGAGTGACGCTCGAACTCCCCAACCGATACCTGTTCGACAGCGTGGAGGCTCGCACCGCGCTTGCCGAGGTGCTGCGCGCCGAACGGCCGACGGTGTTGTTCGTCCCGTATCCGGAAGACGCCCACCCGGATCACCTCGCCGCGTCGCGGATCGCCGAGGCCGCCCGGTTCTACGCGAAGTTCACGAAGACCGACATGACCGGCGAGCCGCACTACGCCGCGCGCGTGTACCGCTATATGGCGGTCCATCTGCGGCTCGTGCGTGAGCCGTCGTTCCTCGCCGACATCACCGCCACGCTCCCTGCCAAGCTCGCTGCGCTCGGTGCGTATGGCTCACAGTTCGGCGACAACCCGGCGAACACCGGGATCGTCGAGCTGATGGAGCAGGGCGCCCGCATGTGGGGCGGCATCGGCCGGGTCGGCGCCGCCGAACCCTTCTTCGCGCTCGAGCCGCCGGTCGTGCGCTCCGTCCTCGACCTCATCTAGGGGCCGGGGATGACTGTCCACGAACGCCAGAAGCCGCCAGCGGGTCACGGCGAGGTGCTGTGCTCGCCTCCGTTTTCGACGTGGCACGAGCTCGTGGAGCGCAACTCAGCCGCGGTCGCCGGGTGGCCCGCTCCGCTGCGAGCCCTGCGCGAGCAGGCACGCTCGGAGACGGTTGCCGAAGCGGTCCGGTTCAGCGGCTCTATCGGCGTGTCGGGCGAATCGGCCTCGGCGGAGACCCCGATCGTGATGACCGGTCATCAGCCCGAGCTGTACCACCCGGGCGTGTGGGTCAAGGTCTTCCTCGTGGACCGGCTCGCCGAGGAGATCGGCGCGCTCGGGCTCGATCTGGTCGTCGACACCGACGCCGCCGAGCTGGTGGCGCTCCGCGTGCCGTGCCTGCGCGACGAGGTGCGCGTCTGCGAGGTGACGCTCGCCGAAGGCGGCCCGGGCGTCGCATACATGCAGACACCCGTGCCGACGGGCGAAACGCGCGCGGCCTTTCGGGAGAGCGGGATCTCCGTGCTTGAGGGGCTGCCGGCGCCGGCGCTTCGTCGGCACTTCTCGACGTTCTGTGACGCGCTCGATGCCGCTGCCCCGGACGCGACCGACCTGGGCACGCTCATGACAGCGGCGCGTCGCCGCTACGAAGCACCCGCGCAGACCGCGTACCTCGAGGTGCTCGCGTCGGCGCAGTCGCGTCTGCCGTCGTATCGCGCCTTCGCAGCCTCGTTGCTCTGCGATGCTTCCCGCTTCCGTGTGGTCATGAACGATGCGCTCTCGGAGTATCGGACGCGCACGGGTTCGCGCTCGGCGGCGCAGCCCTTCCCGGATCTTGCGGAGCGCGACGGTCGGGTCGAGGCGCCGTTCTGGCTGCTCGACGACGGACGGCGCCGCGCGGTGAGCGTGGGTTCGGACGGCACGTTGTTCGCCGACGACGAGGCCGTGGCGGCACTCGGCGCTACGACCGATTCGGCCGCTCGCGCGCTCGAGAGACACGACCTGCTGCTGGCTCCCAAGGCGCTCACGCTCACGCTGTTCCAGCGCCTGTTCGTGGCCGATCTGTTCGTCCACGGCACCGGCGGCGGGCGCTACGACCGCGTCACCGATGCGGTCATCGCACGCTACTACACCATCGAACCGCCGCAGTTCGCGATCGCCTCGATGACGCTGCTGCTCCCCCTCGGCGCGCACGTCGTCTCCGACGAGGACGTGGCCGAGGCCGGGCGGCGGGTCAACCGCTTCGAGCACAATCCGGACTCGCTGCTGCCCGAGGTGGAGTTCGACTCGGCGCCGGAGCGAGTCGAGGCAGAGGCGCTTGCGGCGCGTAAGGCCGAGGCAGTGGCGGCGATCGCGGCACCGGGCGCTGACCGCAAAGAGCTCGGCAAGACCATCCGCGACCTCAACGCGCAGCTGTCCGCGCTTCTCGAGCCGGTGGGGCAGGTGCTCCGCGAATCACTCGAACGGGTCCGCGCCGAGCGTAAGGCCTCCTCGGTGCTCACCGATCGCACGTATCCGTACTGCCTCTGGGACCCCCGCGAGGTCATGGATAAGGTGCGGTAGCCCTCGCGCCAGAGGGTGTTATCATGTACGGCACCGCCCCGTGACGGGTGCGGTACGACCGTCACGTTGAAAGGATTCACATAATGGGTAAGCCGGTTGTCGATCCCGATCTGTGTACCGCCTGCGGCATCTGCGTCGATGAGTGCCCCACGAGCGCCCTCGACCTTGAGGATACGGCCATTCTCGCCCGCCCGGATGACTGCAGCGAGTGCGGGACCTGCGCTGATGTGTGCCCGAACGAGGCCATCACGCTCAAGTAGCTCCGAAGCGGCGCAAACGAAGGGCCGGATCCGACGGGATCCGGCCCTTTCGCTTATCGGTCAGCGGTCAGCCCCTCGGCCCGCTGCGGTCGTTGATGTAGAACTTCGGCTCCTGGCCACGCAGCAGCCCCATGAAGCGTTTGTGGTGAGCAAGGTACACCAGCGCGCCCATCACGAGTGCGAACCACCAGTCGGGCGAGCGAAGCACCAGCGCGGTCACCGGTAGCGTGACGGCCGCGATCACCTGGCCTGCCATCATGTAGCGCGTGATGGCGATCGTGAGCAGTCCGACGACGACGACTGCGACGAAGTACCGCCAGTCGTACGCAAGCAAGGCGCCCGCGCCGGTAGCGAGCCCCTTGCCGGTCCGCCCGAAGCGGCGCTTGATGATCGCCATCCAGCACGAGTAGTTGTGGCCGATAACGGCGCCGGCCACCGCGCCCATCGGTATGAGCGCGAGTGAGGGATCCGGCAGTTCCGGTGCTGCAACACCGACGGGAACCAGCAGCGTGTTGAGCGCGAACCACTTCGCCACAGCCACCGGGAGAACGCCTTTGCTGATGTCCGCGAGCATCGCGACGGCGAACCAGCCCCACGACCCGGTCGTCCGCCGAACGTTCATCGCGCCCACGTTGCCCGTGCCGTGCTCGGTGACGTCCTCTCCAGTCACGAGGTGAACGATGATGTATGCCCAGGGGATCGAGCCGAAGAGGTAGGCTCCCAGGAGCGCACCGAGCGCGATGAGCACGGTCTGGATGGTGAGGCCCTCGAGGAGTGTCGCGCTCACGAAGGGCTCATCTCCTCGGCACGACGCACTCGATGGCGCCCGGCAGGATCGAGATCGCGAACCGCCGGTCCACCATGACCTCTCCATCGAGCTGCGCCGGCATCGGCTCGTCGCTCTCGATCACGATCGTGCGTCGTCGCGACATCTGTACGACCTTGAACTTCGTGTGTTTGCCGAAGATCACGAAGGGGAGCCGGACGAGCGCGCCCGGAAGGGATAGTGGGTCGATGGTGCAGACTTCGAGGAGTCCGTCGTCGGCCACCGCATCCGGAGTGATGAAGAATCCGCCGCCGTACGTGGGGCCGATGGTCGCCGCGACGATGAGGAGGTCGTCTTCCACCGGCTCGGCGCCGTCCCAGGTCACGCGGACGTGATGCGGGTAGAGCTCGTGGAAGAGCACGTGCAGCAGAGCGGTGAGGTACAGCCAGAGTCCCGACCGCTTGGTGGTGAACTTGTACTCGACTGCCTTCGCGGTGACTCGTGCGTCGAGACCGGCCGCGAACGAGTTGTTGAAGTAGACGCCGTTGCACAGGCCGACGTCGAACCGGTGAAGCTCGCCGCGGGTGAGCGCGAGGGTCGCGTCGGCCACATCGGCGGGGATGCCGAGCGTCCGGCGCGTGTCGTTGCCGCTTCCGGTGGGGATGAGGCCGAGCGCGGGGCGATCGCCCTCGGGGCGCCGCATGATGCCGTTCAGCACCTCGTGGACGGTGCCGTCACCGCCGACGGCGACGAGCACGTCATAGCCCCTGGCGGACTCGGCAAGCTCGGCCGCGTGACCCATATGCGTCGTCAGGACAAGGTCGTGCGGGGCGCTCTGCAGAAGCTGCCTGATCGCGGGAACGAGCGTCTCGGTCTCGCCGTGCTTTGCGGCCGGGTTCACGATGAGAAGCATCTTGCCGGAGGTCATCGTCATCGCCTGTCGTCGCGGGCCTTGGGGGCTAGGATAGCGGGCGCGGGAGCGGTTGGAAACCGTCGGAGCGTGTGCTACTGTTCTCGGACGTCCCCGCCCTCTTAGCTCAGGGGATAGAGCGTCTGCCTCCGGAGCAGAAGGTCGTAGGTTCGAATCCTACAGAGGGCGCCAGCACACACACGAGAGACCGGTCCGCGTTCGCGGGCCGGCCTCTCGATCGCTTCTCGCAGGATCGGGCTAGTGCCCCTCGGCCCGTTCCTTCTGGTGATCGTCCACAAGCTTCTTCTGGATGTCCCCGGGCACCTGCTCGTAGCTGTCGATCGAGAGTGCGTACGTGCCGGTGCCACTGGTGATCGACCGCAGGTGCGGCGAGTAGTGCACGACCTCGGCGTACGGCGCCTGCGCGCGGATCGTCTGCACGCCCGCCTCGGAAGAGTCCATGCCGAGGATGCGTCCACGGATCGAGCTGATGTCGCCCATGACCGCACCGGCGTGCTCGTCGGGCACGTCGATCGTGAGCGTTGCGATCGGCTCGAGGATGACCGGTTCGGCCTTCTCGGCGGCGGCACGGAAGCCGATGCGGGCCGCGGTCTTGAACGCCATCTCGTTGCTGTCGACGGCGTGCATCGAACCGTCGTACACGGCGACCTTCACGTCCTGCACGGGGTAGCCGGCGATGGCACCTGAGGTCATCGTGTCCTGGACGCCCTTGTCGATCGCGACGATATAGGGCTTCGAGATGCGTCCGCCGACGATCTCGTCGACGAACTGGTAGCCGCC
This genomic interval carries:
- a CDS encoding PilT/PilU family type 4a pilus ATPase, whose product is METTVLIVHDDAAFFEATKAALLAALPGCDVIGAISAPRALGMVRQHKPDVVIADGDLEGMDGYAFTAELKGDAELSSIPVLIVANDPSEASALKARQVGAAGHLPVGIDSQSLVQKVAALAGASAAAAAAPAPAPAPAPYAETAPPAAPAEPLGVGGAAPVPSAAPAPAPAPVAAPAPTPGPAAYGAPQELPTGYGAPQPAASPDVRASAAGNAPHVDDLLRLMIDLGGSDLHITVGSAPGIRVRGELASVENYKVLTPKDTQEMLLSLLSEEQRRRFETELELDFAYSIPGLSRFRTNIFQQRNSMGAVFRVIPLKIPTLDDLQLPRVCKFLADRPRGMVLVTGPTGSGKSTTLAAMIDHINETRPVHIMTMEDPIEFMHKNKKAFVNQREVGEDTHSFTSALKRVLRQDPDVILVGEMRDLETISAALTAAETGHLVLATLHTTGGPETVDRIIDVFPPHQQQQVRMQLSTTLEGVLSQTLLRSTDGRSRVMAMEIMLGIPAIGNLIREGKTHQMATIIQGGASMGMQTLDQHLKVLLQSGKVTYEEAIQKAKEPRELAQMVGRKI
- a CDS encoding OsmC family protein, whose product is MDVVNVKWNGKRRFVGWDEAGHGVVMDAPAGPTADGSGARPVELVLYALAGCTGMDVISILEKKRQTVTDFSLVVHGTQREDGYPHIYKRIEVEYIVTGVDVKPEAVARAIELSEEKYCSVRGMFGPQVEVVTSYRVVEAEL
- a CDS encoding diacylglycerol kinase family lipid kinase, whose translation is MTSGKMLLIVNPAAKHGETETLVPAIRQLLQSAPHDLVLTTHMGHAAELAESARGYDVLVAVGGDGTVHEVLNGIMRRPEGDRPALGLIPTGSGNDTRRTLGIPADVADATLALTRGELHRFDVGLCNGVYFNNSFAAGLDARVTAKAVEYKFTTKRSGLWLYLTALLHVLFHELYPHHVRVTWDGAEPVEDDLLIVAATIGPTYGGGFFITPDAVADDGLLEVCTIDPLSLPGALVRLPFVIFGKHTKFKVVQMSRRRTIVIESDEPMPAQLDGEVMVDRRFAISILPGAIECVVPRR
- a CDS encoding glycosyltransferase family 2 protein codes for the protein MTSSCPDAVVLPVYNEGGTVSSVLDAVRRVYDGMVIVVDDGSDDETPLVLAERDDIVVIAHAANAGYGRSLIDGFAAALAAGADAVVTMDCDGQHEPAHIPEFLTALGDCDIASGSRYLGASPVVGMAPPSRQDVNRRVTTAINAATGWSLTDAFCGFKAYRASALRSMRLTEPGYAMPLELWAEAHRAELCVIELPVARIYFDGDRSFGQDLDDPDRRLGYYLRVWEHALAREA
- a CDS encoding ferredoxin family protein, yielding MGKPVVDPDLCTACGICVDECPTSALDLEDTAILARPDDCSECGTCADVCPNEAITLK
- a CDS encoding glycerol-3-phosphate acyltransferase: MSATLLEGLTIQTVLIALGALLGAYLFGSIPWAYIIVHLVTGEDVTEHGTGNVGAMNVRRTTGSWGWFAVAMLADISKGVLPVAVAKWFALNTLLVPVGVAAPELPDPSLALIPMGAVAGAVIGHNYSCWMAIIKRRFGRTGKGLATGAGALLAYDWRYFVAVVVVGLLTIAITRYMMAGQVIAAVTLPVTALVLRSPDWWFALVMGALVYLAHHKRFMGLLRGQEPKFYINDRSGPRG
- a CDS encoding PIG-L family deacetylase, with product MADVVCVGAHPDDVEIGMGGTVAALAARGADVLIVDLTDGEPTPHGTHERRMAEAAEAARLLGCRRVTLELPNRYLFDSVEARTALAEVLRAERPTVLFVPYPEDAHPDHLAASRIAEAARFYAKFTKTDMTGEPHYAARVYRYMAVHLRLVREPSFLADITATLPAKLAALGAYGSQFGDNPANTGIVELMEQGARMWGGIGRVGAAEPFFALEPPVVRSVLDLI